From Rhodococcus sp. B7740, one genomic window encodes:
- a CDS encoding SDR family NAD(P)-dependent oxidoreductase, with the protein MSRPGYTVVTGASSGIGRAIAVALAREGHNLILGYGNGTDRVSRLIDDIRASYPVDATALQLDLRDARATVAAVEGAIGTFGEIRCLVNNAGVNDRSSADGLDVQRIEDVLAINTVTPLTLASAVGRRMISDGIAGSIVNITSVHDSVPITGGAIYCASKAALAASGKVLALEFARHGVRVNSVAPGETATAMNGVVDESAYADISRPAIPLGRPAGVNEVAAAAVFLAGPASSYLTGTTITVDGGLVLTAAEENARYAGELVPAAEREEIA; encoded by the coding sequence TTGAGTAGACCCGGCTACACCGTTGTCACCGGTGCCAGTAGCGGAATCGGACGCGCGATCGCCGTGGCCCTCGCACGCGAGGGACACAACCTGATCCTCGGATACGGCAACGGCACCGACCGAGTCAGTCGACTGATCGACGATATTCGAGCGTCGTATCCCGTCGACGCGACTGCGCTCCAGCTCGATCTGCGCGACGCGCGGGCCACGGTCGCCGCAGTCGAGGGCGCGATCGGCACGTTCGGCGAGATCCGATGCCTTGTCAACAACGCCGGCGTCAACGACCGGTCCTCGGCCGACGGTCTCGATGTCCAACGGATCGAGGATGTCCTGGCGATCAACACCGTCACGCCACTTACGTTGGCATCGGCTGTCGGTCGTCGCATGATCTCGGACGGCATCGCGGGCTCGATCGTCAACATCACCTCGGTTCACGATTCGGTGCCCATCACCGGCGGCGCGATCTACTGCGCCAGCAAGGCAGCGTTGGCTGCGTCGGGGAAGGTACTCGCGCTCGAGTTCGCGCGGCACGGTGTTCGCGTCAATTCGGTGGCTCCCGGGGAGACAGCAACCGCGATGAACGGAGTTGTCGACGAATCCGCATACGCGGATATTTCGAGGCCGGCCATTCCCCTCGGCAGGCCCGCCGGGGTGAACGAGGTTGCCGCAGCCGCAGTCTTTCTCGCCGGACCGGCATCGAGTTACCTCACCGGTACCACCATCACCGTCGACGGCGGCCTCGTGCTGACCGCAGCGGAGGAAAACGCACGGTACGCGGGCGAGTTGGTGCCCGCAGCCGAACGAGAGGAGATCGCATGA
- a CDS encoding VOC family protein produces MTTTERIETSLTTIGITVPDAHQAADFVASLVGATATDGASVPVSGSVTVEFTSSASAEQTPPRIVDVGTNHLCFTVGDIDAAAGYLDEQQDVSLLGDVITVPKGPIAGNKWIYFRSPWGTLFELQQWPETPGYFGHTDARLHHRRDDIPSALLPTCRGLDHSGYSVADLDATIAQLVASHSATEVLRTEIEADRGFMRAQFDLDVEGTSRMAMVSVGELNVELFEHHIGRKHGARPLTANGGNFLTLPTSDRNTGARRLFPGAL; encoded by the coding sequence ATGACCACGACCGAAAGAATCGAAACATCGCTCACTACAATAGGTATCACCGTCCCGGACGCCCACCAGGCCGCTGACTTCGTCGCGTCGCTCGTCGGCGCGACTGCCACCGACGGTGCCTCGGTGCCGGTCTCGGGCAGCGTCACCGTCGAGTTCACGTCATCGGCTTCGGCCGAACAGACCCCGCCGCGAATAGTCGATGTGGGAACCAATCACCTGTGCTTCACCGTCGGAGACATCGATGCTGCAGCGGGTTACCTCGATGAACAGCAGGATGTTTCGTTGCTCGGCGATGTGATCACCGTCCCCAAGGGTCCGATTGCCGGCAACAAGTGGATCTACTTCAGATCGCCGTGGGGCACGTTGTTCGAGCTGCAGCAGTGGCCCGAGACCCCGGGCTACTTCGGCCACACCGACGCCCGGCTGCATCATCGACGTGACGATATCCCCTCGGCGCTGCTGCCGACCTGCCGAGGGCTCGACCATTCCGGGTACAGCGTGGCGGATCTCGATGCGACCATCGCGCAGCTGGTGGCCTCGCACTCCGCAACCGAGGTACTGCGCACCGAGATCGAAGCAGACCGCGGTTTCATGCGAGCGCAATTCGATCTCGATGTGGAAGGTACTTCCAGGATGGCAATGGTCTCGGTCGGTGAGCTCAATGTGGAACTGTTCGAGCATCACATCGGACGCAAGCACGGTGCCCGGCCGCTGACGGCCAACGGTGGCAATTTCCTCACCCTGCCCACCAGTGATCGGAACACCGGCGCACGTCGACTGTTTCCGGGTGCGCTGTGA
- a CDS encoding NADP-dependent oxidoreductase → MKAVVITAKGEPEVLTVADVDEPVAGPGDITVSVAAAAVNPVDLKTRSGFLPIELTYPAVLGWDVSGTVVAVGQSVTRFAPGDTVIGMVAQPAHRFGTYAERVVADESLFAHAPTGVGLAHAAAIPLASLTAVQQLDKITLAAHSTVLVTGAAGAVGRIASAILIGRGHRVDALARESDTEDLLALGARRVFAKPVDLQAGEYDAVVDTAGVVETIDSVRDGGAYVSIEDGDQPQPQRGITPGKSYVNEDGPGLAEISALVSAGTLTVPVAREFGFDEASQAHALLAAGGTRGKVLLIP, encoded by the coding sequence ATGAAGGCCGTTGTCATCACCGCCAAAGGTGAACCCGAAGTACTGACTGTCGCCGACGTGGACGAACCCGTCGCCGGACCGGGAGACATCACGGTGTCGGTGGCTGCGGCCGCCGTCAATCCGGTCGACCTCAAGACCCGCTCGGGATTTCTACCGATCGAACTGACGTACCCCGCGGTCCTCGGTTGGGATGTGTCGGGCACCGTCGTCGCCGTCGGACAGTCGGTGACTCGATTTGCACCGGGCGACACCGTGATCGGGATGGTTGCGCAGCCGGCACATCGTTTCGGTACCTATGCCGAGCGTGTGGTCGCCGACGAATCTCTGTTCGCACACGCGCCCACCGGCGTCGGCCTGGCGCATGCGGCAGCGATCCCGCTCGCATCTCTCACCGCCGTGCAGCAACTCGACAAGATTACCCTCGCAGCGCACTCGACAGTCTTGGTGACTGGGGCTGCGGGCGCGGTGGGACGCATCGCGTCGGCGATTCTGATCGGCCGCGGCCACCGAGTGGACGCCCTCGCGCGAGAGTCCGACACCGAAGATCTGCTCGCGCTCGGCGCACGCCGAGTGTTCGCGAAACCCGTCGACCTGCAGGCCGGTGAGTACGACGCCGTCGTCGACACCGCAGGCGTGGTCGAGACCATCGACTCCGTGCGCGACGGCGGCGCGTACGTCTCGATCGAGGACGGCGACCAACCACAACCACAACGCGGGATCACCCCGGGCAAGAGCTATGTGAACGAGGACGGACCGGGACTGGCGGAGATCTCCGCGCTCGTCTCGGCGGGCACGCTCACTGTCCCCGTTGCCCGCGAATTCGGATTCGACGAGGCCTCGCAGGCGCATGCGCTCCTTGCAGCCGGTGGAACCCGAGGAAAGGTACTGCTGATCCCATGA
- a CDS encoding TIGR03619 family F420-dependent LLM class oxidoreductase, whose amino-acid sequence MKYGLNLPNFGPQIDPDGLLGWARTAESAGFDNILLSDHVVLTDDANRRSPAPFYECLTTLSWLAGQTDSIRLGSGVLIGSHRHPAYLAHATATIDRLSAGRLIVGVGVGWTAQAFDVLGVPFHRRGRLTDTTLDTLAAAWASETYESPGASGTSRRIHGGPMPVQSPHPPLWIGGNGPAAIDRTNTRGTGWHPLHPSRQLCIAGSRALHEDKEFVPRIYFLPTDTPVQSPNRPLGYGTVDQIRTDIGFLSELGAGTVVLDTDPGDQRLRRSTADDLELVSYAGDALGMRAEATV is encoded by the coding sequence GTGAAGTACGGACTCAATCTGCCGAACTTCGGGCCACAGATCGATCCGGACGGGCTCCTCGGGTGGGCACGCACTGCCGAATCGGCCGGATTCGACAACATCCTGCTCTCGGATCACGTGGTACTGACCGACGATGCGAATCGCCGCTCCCCCGCGCCGTTCTACGAATGCCTGACGACGCTGTCGTGGCTTGCCGGGCAGACCGACTCGATCCGTCTCGGTAGCGGAGTGCTGATCGGAAGCCATCGCCATCCGGCATACCTCGCGCATGCCACCGCAACGATCGACCGGCTCAGCGCCGGACGACTCATCGTCGGAGTCGGCGTGGGTTGGACGGCGCAAGCGTTCGACGTTCTGGGTGTTCCGTTCCACCGCCGGGGCAGGCTGACCGACACCACACTCGACACCCTGGCAGCCGCCTGGGCGTCGGAGACCTACGAATCCCCCGGTGCCAGCGGCACATCCCGCCGTATCCACGGTGGACCGATGCCGGTGCAGTCGCCACATCCGCCGCTGTGGATCGGTGGCAACGGCCCGGCTGCGATCGACCGGACCAATACCCGCGGCACCGGTTGGCATCCATTGCACCCGTCGAGACAACTGTGCATCGCAGGATCGCGAGCCCTGCACGAGGACAAGGAGTTCGTCCCGAGAATCTACTTTCTGCCCACCGACACTCCGGTGCAGTCGCCCAATCGTCCTCTCGGGTACGGGACCGTGGATCAGATCCGTACCGACATCGGATTTCTCAGCGAATTGGGTGCCGGCACCGTGGTTCTCGATACCGACCCGGGCGACCAACGACTACGCCGCTCCACCGCAGACGATCTCGAGCTCGTCAGCTACGCAGGCGACGCCTTGGGGATGCGAGCGGAGGCTACGGTATGA
- a CDS encoding zinc-dependent alcohol dehydrogenase, with protein MRAAVIDAPHSVSIVELDAPVCGPDDVVVAVSYVGLCGTDLELLHGTSSYLTDGKTSFPHHFGHEWVGVVERTGSGVRDLDAGDAVTGSTMLFCQSCTACGSGKRNQCSDLREVGLYEHGGAAAQFLVMPRRAVVSLGRVTAEPEHVLIEPLVTVLEAVDAASVSPGDRVLVVGAGTIGSLAVAMLSRYPVTVDILEPRCIEHLDPSAVARTFTEADALTGPYDIVVEASGGVGALSTAIGVLRPGGKCILVGVAAHCESIDPGAVALAGISIIGIRHGVDHYRRAAALFPLIRPALAALIDSVVPLSDAKAAFDRLESHRTRPKVVIAVE; from the coding sequence ATGAGAGCCGCGGTGATCGACGCGCCGCATTCCGTTTCGATCGTCGAGCTCGACGCACCGGTCTGCGGTCCGGACGACGTCGTGGTCGCTGTCTCGTACGTCGGGCTGTGCGGTACGGATCTGGAACTGTTGCACGGCACGTCCTCGTACCTGACCGACGGGAAGACGTCCTTTCCGCACCACTTCGGCCACGAGTGGGTCGGCGTGGTCGAACGGACGGGCAGCGGCGTCCGCGATCTCGATGCCGGTGACGCGGTCACCGGAAGCACCATGCTCTTCTGTCAGTCCTGCACGGCCTGCGGATCGGGTAAACGAAACCAGTGTTCGGATCTTCGCGAGGTCGGCCTCTACGAACACGGCGGGGCTGCAGCACAATTCCTCGTCATGCCGCGGCGCGCCGTGGTCTCGCTGGGACGGGTGACAGCCGAACCCGAACATGTCCTCATCGAACCGCTGGTGACCGTACTCGAAGCTGTCGACGCGGCATCGGTGTCGCCGGGCGATCGGGTCCTCGTCGTCGGGGCGGGAACCATCGGCAGTCTCGCCGTGGCCATGCTCTCCCGCTACCCCGTCACCGTCGACATTCTCGAACCACGATGCATCGAGCACCTCGACCCAAGCGCGGTGGCTCGGACCTTCACCGAGGCCGACGCTCTGACCGGGCCCTACGACATCGTCGTGGAGGCATCGGGCGGCGTCGGCGCACTGAGCACCGCAATCGGGGTTCTGCGCCCCGGTGGAAAGTGCATTCTCGTCGGCGTGGCTGCGCACTGCGAGTCCATCGACCCCGGAGCGGTTGCGCTGGCGGGTATCTCGATCATCGGGATTCGTCACGGTGTCGATCACTATCGCCGTGCTGCGGCGCTCTTCCCGCTCATTCGTCCCGCCCTGGCGGCGCTCATCGACAGCGTGGTCCCGTTGTCCGACGCCAAGGCGGCCTTCGATCGTCTCGAAAGCCACAGGACACGCCCGAAGGTGGTGATCGCAGTTGAGTAG